From Podospora bellae-mahoneyi strain CBS 112042 chromosome 5, whole genome shotgun sequence:
ttcgCGTCGTGCTCCGATGGTTTTAAATGAAACATCAAGCCCGTTGGTTCGGCGCCCGTCCACCGGTACCTTGCCGGCAAACGCCCATCGTCTAGTATATTTTGAGGGCCTTTTAAGGTTCTTAGAGATTCAATCGTGGAAGCTTTCTCCACTTCCCCAAACTTTCCCCTGGCATCCGGGACGGCATCAAAcgttgccatcatcaccaggcAGAGGCGGGAAGACCAGCCAAACGGAGACATATCTCCACGCCAGCCTTTTCATATCAGCAGGTAAGGTGATGGGTTTTTTTGAGAGTTGCTTGGATCAAAGCTAATATTGGTTCGTGTAGGTCGCGCCAGGCTTCAACATGTATGAATGCGGGGATTGCTATCGCCGCTTCCTCAGCGGCTGGCGCGCCCGTAACCAGCACTGCGAGGCCACCGGCCACAGCATTCCCGATTTTGAGTGCTTCACTTGCGACGAGTACTTCAACGACAACTGGGACCGCTCTGAGCACATGTGGGACTACCGTCATCTTCCCGACGAATACTACGAATGCGAGAAATGCATCGAGGTTTTTTGAGACCCAGTCCGAGGCCACCAGACATGAGGTTGAGCGCCATCACTATTGCAACGTCTGCGATCGCACCTTCGACAATCTCAACAGATCCACCCAGCGACTCGCCTCTGATCTCGGACTGCCAGCGCCTGGCGAACAATCTTTCTGGGAATGGCACCTTCAAGTACAGCAGTTTTGGCAGGCACAAGACGCTTGCTCAGTATGGATCTTGGTAAGTCTTTACGGTGTTTCAAGGTATGAGGATGGATAGGTACGGGTTGACTGACTGGCATGTTGGATAAAACAGCGCATTTGGCGTTGAGGCGGATGAGTACTGGATTAATAGTATTACGCATATTGGTGATCAGGATGTTGTGGAGCCAGAATACGGGAGTGGATGTGTATTACTGGGCGTTGCTGGATTCGGGAACCTAAATagaataatataatattGAAGGTTATAGGTCGACGGTCCACGGACCCGAGAgttatatatacggaggaactagataGCTTGAGGATAGTTCCGCAGCATGCAATTACAAGTCACATTCTTTGGTATCAAgactattgtgattgagacagtttagctgcaccgaaccaattgCCTAGAAGCACCTTCAACcgagtatccctttcagaggttctggataggggttcgtcacaatGTTGTTCGAGTCATTAGCACGAGGCTATCCCCATTTGGTCtagggggagaagggaaCTTCAACGACAAGCGCCAACCCTTACCCTTGTGATGGATTCTGTGTTGTTTGTTTACCTTGGTCTCCTTTAGGCACTCATCTATCGTCCCATGTGTCTGGTTCTCGGGTTTCAAAAGCCGGAAATACCTGTACAACCCAGGTACAAAAGGCCCGTCAGCTCTTCACCCAAACAAagtacccctccccctctcgaTCGAGACCTTCTTCCCCgcaccaacctccaacgGCCCCCTCACCTGAGGGCCAGTACCTATGCGATTCAAGCTAACGCAACGGCAATAAATCAACAGCCCGGTATCACAGCTGACCTGCATGGTCCCGTATTTGTACACGATGCCGAGTCCCAAGAAGGCGTGGTCACCGATTTGCTCCCTGCATGCTGGACGCCATGTACGTAAGTGAGGTGCAGGACATTGTAGATGGTCGATGTGACGGTGGGGTAAGCGAACATAAGAACAACTTACCTCCCCTACGATGAACCTCTACCGAGAAGAACACCCCTCAACTTTGAACACGCCAGGCCCTCACCATGACTGACGACAACCCCCGCCCCTTCAAGAAAGtacatcaccctccccaacaccctcatccCGTAACCATGGGTCTGACAGCCCTCCCAAGGTCCTCATAGTAGGCGCCGGCCCCTcaggcctcctcctcgccctcctcctagcAAAGCACTCCATCCCCGTTAAAGTCCTCGAGTCCGCCTCCCAGCTCGATCAGCAACCCCGCGCAGCCCACTACGGcacccccgccatccccgaGTTCATCCGCGCCGGCATCATCGACCAGCTCCGCGCCAACGGCCTCATCCTCTCGACCATGTGCTGGCGCGATCCTGACAGCCACGAGATCATCGCCGGGTTTGACGCCTCCAAGGTCCTCAGTGATGTCGACGGCCAAGACCTGAGAACACACTGCTATGTTTTGCAGGATTTGGACGAGCTGATGctgaaggaggtgaggaagtacggtggggaggtggagtttgatgccgaggttgtcggggttggtcaggatgaggatggcgaagtgggggggagggcgtgggtggaggtgaagaggaagggaggggaggtggagagggaggaggcggattATGTGGTTGGTTGTGATGGGGCGAATAGTATTGTCAGGAGGAGCTTGTTCGGGGATCAGTTTCCTGGGTTTACTTGGGACGCGCAGATTATTGCTACTAatgtttgtttactttctcattgttgttgttttgggcgTGGCTGGGGCTTACATGAAAACAACAGACGTTTTACGACTTTGAGGGAAAGTTTGGGTGGCATGATGCGAATTTCATCGTTCACCCGGAGAACTTCTTTGTAAGCGCCCCTTTTCTGGCAAGGAAAAAGGATCAGGATAGATGCTAACAACTGCAAGATGGCCGCCCGCATCACAAAAGATAACATGTACCGCATCACCTACGGCGAAACACCCGGCCTGACCCGAGAAGAGTACATCGCCCGTCAACCCATGAAATTCCAACAGATGCTCCCCGGCCACCCCAAGCCAGACGAGTACAAGATTGTCAATATTTCACCTTACAAGATGCACCAACGATGTGCCCCTAAATTCCGTGTTGGTCGCATCCTCCTAGCAGCAGACGCAGCCCATCTGTGTAACCCATGGGGAGGGCTGGGCATAAC
This genomic window contains:
- a CDS encoding hypothetical protein (EggNog:ENOG503NXIG; COG:S) produces the protein MREMHRGFLRPSPRPPDMRLSAITIATSAIAPSTISTDPPSDSPLISDCQRLANNLSGNGTFKYSSFGRHKTLAQYGSCAFGVEADEYWINSITHIGDQDVVEPEYGSGCLTCMVPYLYTMPSPKKAWSPICSLHAGRHALTMTDDNPRPFKKVLIVGAGPSGLLLALLLAKHSIPVKVLESASQLDQQPRAAHYGTPAIPEFIRAGIIDQLRANGLILSTMCWRDPDSHEIIAGFDASKVLSDVDGQDLRTHCYVLQDLDELMLKEVRKYGGEVEFDAEVVGVGQDEDGEVGGRAWVEVKRKGGEVEREEADYVVGCDGANSIVRRSLFGDQFPGFTWDAQIIATNTFYDFEGKFGWHDANFIVHPENFFMAARITKDNMYRITYGETPGLTREEYIARQPMKFQQMLPGHPKPDEYKIVNISPYKMHQRCAPKFRVGRILLAADAAHLCNPWGGLGITGGFVDVGGLFDCLVGIWENKAGEDILELYSEKRIEKWQTVINPISQENFRRVSDKDPRTRFERDEFMQLLKKGETDDVLLKDLLLGFMEVRYDFTQHYKVR